The DNA sequence TTAATGTTCCTTACAATTCCAGATTTTTGGCATCCCCCACTTTTGACATTAATTTGTAGATTGAGCTGAGTAGATTTAATTCCTTCATCTCCATCCTCATGTCGTTTTGCATCTTCAGTGATCCATCCTAATTAAAACACTGCAACGAAACAAACCATACATCTTAATTTCTTATAATCAACGACTGTAATAAACAAAAACAATCATGTTTCACTCATCATCAGTAATTGACCCTGAAAGTAATAAAAGTTTACACGGCAATAATGCAAAGTGTCTTACAGTTCCTGGTTCATGAGCCGGAGCGCGAGCACATGCTGCCGGTCGCCGGCGCGACGGCCATCATTCTGCGCTCGGCGGCGCGCGCCTTGGCGCACCGGTACGCGCACGTGACGATCCAGAACGCCCACGGGAGCGCGACGAGCGCCAGGCCGACGGCGGGGAGCCAGGCCGGCGCCTCGTTTGGCGGCAGCAGGATGTAGGCCGCGAGgcacgcgccgccgccgagcagGGAGAGGAGGAGCAGCACCGTCACCAGCCACAAGCACACGCTGCCGCCCGGCGCCCCTTGGCCCTCCTCCTGCTTGcccgtcatcgtcgtcgtcgtcttcgtcggCGGCGGTTGATCAGCTCGATCGGCACCGTGGCGCTGCGAACGCCCGCACGCGTCAGGAACA is a window from the Sorghum bicolor cultivar BTx623 chromosome 5, Sorghum_bicolor_NCBIv3, whole genome shotgun sequence genome containing:
- the LOC8076743 gene encoding uncharacterized protein LOC8076743, producing the protein MTGKQEEGQGAPGGSVCLWLVTVLLLLSLLGGGACLAAYILLPPNEAPAWLPAVGLALVALPWAFWIVTCAYRCAKARAAERRMMAVAPATGSMCSRSGS